The sequence below is a genomic window from Clostridium putrefaciens.
CTGCAATTCATTTAATGTTAAAAATAAGATTACAATGAAAGATGCAAAAAGGCAGCTAGATATATTATGTGAACTACATGAAAAGATAAGGGGATACGAAGGAAGCGCGGGATTTACACTTCCAAATAACATAGGTAAATTAGTGGAAAACTGTAAAGTAGAAATTAAAAAGAATAATAGATTTATTCGTTATTTAGAAAGTCAAGGGTCTAATAATGGATTTGAGAGCCTTTTACTTAAGATTGGTGACAAACATATAGGTAGAGCTGAAAAGTCAATAGAATGCGTATACAAATCTAACTATATGGATATTATCTACAGAAGTATGAAAAAGGGAGAAATATGTGTAGTAAATAGCAGTGAAGATAATTTAAGAAGGGGTGAAAAGATTGAAATAGCAAAAGGTAAAAAGTTTTGCTATGAAATATTAGAAGTAGATGCTATAAATTATTTTAATAAACTTAAAAGAAAAAATAGTGATATTGATATTGAAGAGTTAATCGATTATTTTTGCACTATAGAAGGTTTAGATGAAAATAGCAACAATTTTATAAGGGCTATGATATCTTATCCCTTTGAATTTATGAAATGTGTAAATAGATATAAAAGAAGTAAAAAGCCTTGGACTTTAGAAAAATATGAAGAAAAGTTATTAAAGTCTATAGAAAAGGATAGTCAAAGTTATATATAGATATAAAGATATTATTTGTGAATTAATACTAAAAGGAGGTACCTTTTTGGAAAGATTAAGGTATAGACAAAAGCAGGATTTAGTTACCTACTCTTTAAGTACAAAGCTATTTAATCAATATGATTTAAAGATATATGATTTGGTTCCTTTAAGAAGTGTATTTGTTCTTTATACAGATAAAGGTGAAAAGATATTAAAAAAGATAAAGTATGATGAGAATCGTATAACATTTATTGAAGAATCATTAAATTATATTTCTAAAACATTTGATAGGGTGATGCGGTTTTATAAAAATAAAAAAGGTGACATTTATACATTTTGGGAAGGCCAGTGTTACTGTATAATGGACGTGCTAGAAGGTAAGGAATGTCAGTTTTCTAATCCATTAGAACTTAGTATAACATCTAGGTCTTTAGGAGAACTTCATAAAAGCAGTTTAGGATTTACAAACTACTGCAAAGAGAAAGGTAGTAGTGAATTAGTTAATTTAAACTCTAATGTAGGAAAAACTATAGAAGATTTTAAAAAGTCATTAAGTAATACTAAGGAGTTTAAAAGGAGAGTTTCAAATTTAAAATATAAAAATGAGTTTGATAATATATTTATGAGTAATGTAGATAAGCATTTATATCAAATGGAAAAGAGTATAGAAATCTTAGAACATAGTGATTTTAATCTCTTAGTAAAAGAAGAGGATAAAGTTGTAATATGTCATAAGGATTTAGCCTACCATAATATAATGATTAAAGATGATCAGGCTTATTTTATTGATTTTGATTATTCTATGATAGACCTTAGAGTAGTTGATTTATGTAATTTAATAAATAAAGCAATTAAAAGCTTTGTATTTGATTATGCTCGGGCAGAAGATGTACTTTATGATTATAAAAGTGAAAACTTTCTAGAGACAAATGAAATAGGCGTACTTTATGGGTTGCTTTACTTTCCAGAGGATTTTTATTCTATTACAAATAATTATTACAACAAGGTTAAAAGGTGGGAGGAAGGCGTATTTATAGAAAAGATGAAAAAGAAATGTGAGTATTTTCACTATAGAGAAGAGTTCTTGAATTCCTTTAAAAATAAAATATCTTGTGGATAAATAAAAATCAGCTTTAAAGCTGATTTTTATTTGCATATATCCTTATAAGCTAAAATAGTTTCTTTAGCTGTGATGTCCCAATTAAATAGTGAGTTTCTTTTTAGTCCTTTTAATATTAAATCTTGTTTTAAATCCTCATTAGTAAGTAGAGTTTTCATAGCATTGTATAATTCATCTTGGCTTCTTGGGTCTATTAAAAGAGCGCTATCACCTAGAATTTCAGGTATAGAGGTAAGATTGGAGGCTATTACTGGGGAAGCACAAGCCATGGCCTCTAGTGGAGGAAGACCAAAACCCTCATAAAGAGAAGGGTATACAAAAAATTCACAAGCATTATAAAACCAAGGTAAATGTTCTAGTGGTATAAATCCAGGGAAAACAACATTATCTTCAATACCTAATTCTAAAACCTTATTTTTATATAGTTTATAGGATAATCCTTTAGTTCCTCCTATTATTAATTTTAGATTAGGATTATTAGTTTTAATTATTTTATGAAAAGCTTCTAAAAGACCTATTATATTTTTCCTAGGGCTAAATCCACCAATATAAAGAATAAAGTTACCTTGAATATTATAAAGGTATTCAATGTTATTTTTACAAAAATCTTTATCTAAAGGTTTATAAATCTCTTCACTAGCTAGTGGAGTAACATAAATCTTATTTTTTGGAAAGTTAAATGCATTTGAAATATCTTCTTTAGAAAATTCAGATACAGTTATAATTCCATCACAAAGTGATACAATAGATTTCATTTCTTCGTTAAATATTTTTAGGTACCTATCACCTACGGTTTCAGGCATTCTTAAGGGAATAACATCGTGAAGGGTTATCACAAATTTACAGCTTTTTTTCTTTGGCATACCCACTCCGTTTTGTGGAATGTGATATATATCAGCATTAACATCATCTAATATATTTGGAATATTAACTTGGTTCCAAAACCCTTTCTCTCCGGTATCTTTAATTGTATTTATTTTTAAGTTGGTGTTTAAATTTATAGGGATTTTATTGGCTTTAGGCATAAAAAGAGTATAGTCATTAATATCATCTATGTTATTAAGAGATTTTATTAACTGATAAGTATAGGTACCTATACCAGTTCCACGATACCATTTAGCAGCTCTACCATCAATGCAAACTTTCATAGGAAAAATTTCCTTTCAACATGATTTCATACTTCATTATATTAGTAACAATAAAAAGTGTTAATAATTGAGACTACACTTTCATATAAATTATATGGGGGTGATAACTTTGATGAGAGAATTTGAAATAGAAAGGCAATTCGATATAAAAATCGAGAGTATTAAACCAAACAAAGGAGTGTATTATCTAAAAACGGACAAGGGAGAGCGATGTTTAAAAAAGATAAATTATGGCGTGCAAAAGTTATTATTTGTTTACGGAGCTAAAGAACATCTAATTTTAAATGGATTTAACAATGTGGACAGGTACTTTTTGAATATAGAAGAAGAACCTTTTGCAGTAGTTAATGAAGATCTTTATACTTTGTCAGAATGGATAAACGGTAGGGAATGTAACTTTAAAGATAAAAATGATGTTGCTCTAGCGGCAGAAAAGTTAGCTTATATGCATAGAGCAACAAAGGGATACGAACCACCAGAAAATAGTAAATTAAAAAGTGATCTTGAAAGATGGCCACATTTAATGGATAAAAGAATTAAATCTTTAGATAAGATGAGAGCTATGGGACGAAAGAGGGGTACTAAGGGAGCTTTCGATTTAAATTATATAAAATCTCTTCAATTCTATAAAGATTTAGGAAAAAGAGCAACGAAGGTATTAGGGGATTCTAGATATATGGATATTTGCAGAAGTACTGAAGAGGAAAAGAGTTTTTGTCATCATGATTATACTTATCACAACATAATTATAACTGATGACTGTGTAAATGTTATAGATTTTGACTATTGTAAAAGAGAAGTTAGGGCCTATGATATAGCTAATTTCATGACAAAGGTTTTAAAAAGAGTGGATTGGGATATAGAATATGCAAAGATTATTATTGATAATTATAATAAGGTAGATTCATTAAGGGAAGAAGAATATAAGGTTATATTTGCATTTTTATTATTCCCACAAAGATTTTGGAGGCTCTCTAATAGATATTATTACAATGAGGTTAATTGGGCTCAAAATACCTTTGGAAATAAGCTTGATAATTTAATAAGTGAACAGGACATATATATGAATTTTATAGAAGAATTCAAAGAGCTTTATAATCAAGTTGAATAGTAATTATATTAAGAGGTAACAATGGGGTCTTTTAGGGAAGCTTATGTGTTATATAATATCTAAAGAACTCTGTATTTATAATCATGCTATAACATTTAATTAAATGTTATAGATGAAAATAAATACAGAGTTTATTTTTTTTGAATTAATAAAGTGACCAAAAGGTGGTGATTTAAACAAAGATTTTCACTACATATAATAGTGTCATTAAATAATATCCGTCATATTATAAAAGTAAAGTTAAAAATGAGGGAGAGAATATATGGAGATTGGTGATATTGTTGTAAGAAAGTCTTACGGAAAAGATATAACATTTAAAGTTATAGATATTAAAGATGGGTTAGAGGGTTTAATATATATATTAAAAGGAATAAATTTAAGGATAATTGCAGACTCTCCAGTAGAAGATTTAGAAGTGGTTAGATCAGATTATAGTGGTGAAACAGATAGGGTGTTTAACAAAGAAGTTAATAGTAGAATAAAGAACATAATGGCTAGTAGATTTAATTTAAGAAGGGGTTATAGAGTGGCAAAGACTGTTCCTTCTAAGGAGTTAATATTCGGAAGACCAGGTAAAATACTTCATATAGACGGAGATGCTGAGTATCTTGAAAATTGTCTTAAGGTTTATAAGCAACTTTCCTTAGAAGCTGTAGGTGAAATAGTAAAAGAAAGTGATCAACCAAAGAAGATACTAGAAATAGTTAAGGCTGTAAAACCTGATATTATAGTACTTACAGGTCATGATGGTATAATAAAAGATGCAAAGGATTTTCTTGACTTAGAAAACTATAGAAATTCAAAGTATTTTGTAGAAGCTGTATCCGAACTTAGAAATTATAACTCTAGTTATGATGAGTTAGTAATTTTTGCAGGGGCTTGTCAATCCTGTTATGAAAAGATATTAGATGCAGGAGCTAATTTTGCAAGTTCACCTAATAGAGTTTTAATACACTGCTTAGATCCTGTATTTATCTGCGAAAAAATTGCATACACTAATGTAGATAAGGTTGTATCTATTCATGAAGTTTTAGATAATACAATTACAGGAATTAAGGGTATAGGTGGACTACAAACTAGGGGGAAGTATAGGGAGGGGTATCCAAAGTCTAAATATATATAACAAAATAACTCCAAATAAGAATTTAATTTTTTGTGATAATAGATAATATTAATATATTTGATCTTTTAAAGGTTAATATAACTTACCTTTAAAAGGCTTTTATTTCTATGTATTCTTAAGTATAATACCAAATACCTTTATTTAAGAATATGAAACATAATTTTGGGTAATAATATGGATACAAGGGCTAATCTATATAATTTTTAAGAATATATTAAAAAAAATCAAAAAAAATTATAAAAAAATATTGACAAAGAGCTTTTATAAGTGATAAAATAATAAGTTTATTTGACAAGAGGCCTATTGTATTATATAATATACATGGGAAAGAGGGTGTTTATATGGAGAAGTTACAAACCTTAGCTCATATAAGAAAAGATATAGAGAAACACATCGGGCACACAGTTACTCTAAAGGCTAATGGTGGGAGAAGAAAGGTTCTTATAAACAAAGGGGTAATAGAAGAAGCCTACCCAAGTATTTTCGTTATAAGGCTCGAAAGTGACACCCAAAGGACGGTGACTTATAGTTATTCAGATGTCTTGACACAAACTGTACAATTAGATTTTGCAATCTAGATGTTTAAATAAAAAATCCTAGCATATATTAATATGCTAGGATTTTTTATATGCAAAATTAAAAAAAGAAAGATGGTGGGTTCCATCTTTCAAATATTGTATAAAAGGGTATTGAGAATTTATGAGAGGTTATATGGTCAATAACCATAATTATAATACGTCAATATTCGAAAAATGTCAATAATACTTTTTAAAGTTTTAATTATTAATATTTAAGTATATTTATTAGAATTAAGTAATATAAATTATAATAGGAATCTTATGGGAGGGATAATATGCAAGATATAGATGTGGTTAGAGAAAGTATACAATATGAACAGCTACTAGGTGAAAATACTAGTGATACAGTATTTAGAGGGGAATATTTAATTCCAGATACTCACCCAGACGTTTTAGAAATATTGACTGTGGATGTAAAACCGGTAATTGTATCTAAGAATGTAATGCCAGATAAAATTTATGTAGAAGGTACATTAGAATATACTATACTTTATTTGGCAAGGGAAGATGAGGATAGAAGAGGAACACAAAGCATAAATTATAGTGATAAGTTTTCAAATTACGTAAATGTAAATGGGGCAGATCAAAGTATGAATTGCCTTTTGGAATGCGATATAGAACATATGGAAGCATCTATAGTAAATGAAAGAAAAATAGGACTTGAAGGAATAGTAAAGATAAAAGCTGAAGTTTTAAAAGAATATAAATACGATATAATTAAAGATATTGAATCTACAGAAAGCCTTGAGATGCTAAAAGAACCTTATGTGTTAGATCAGATAATAGATAATGTAGAAAAAGATTTTACAGCTAAATCTGTTATAAATATTGGGATGGATAAGCCACAAATAGGTAGTATATTAAAAAAAGATGTGAATATTTATAAAAAGGATATTAAAATAGTAGATAATGAGGTACAAGTAAACGGATTTGTTGTAATGAAATGTATTTATAGGGGCTTAGATAGTAGGGAAGTTGTATATTTAGAGGATGAAATCTTTATAAAGGAAAGCTTCGATATAGAGCAGATAAGAGATGATATGAGATGTATTGGAGATATAACTTTGTCTGATATTTATGTGGATATTAATCATGATGATGTAGGTGAAAAAAGAATAATAAACGTAGAGTACTCTTTAACATCTAATTTTAGGATTATGTCAAAAGAAAATATTCACATGATAGAAGATGCATATAGTCCAAGTGCATTATTAGAAATTGAAAAAGAAAAATATAATATAAATATACTTCAAGGTATGAATAATAGTGAAGTTATAGTAAAAGAGAATATACAAATAGGTAAAGGAAGACCAAAACCTATTGAAATATTAATGACTACTGGTAATGTAGCCATAACAGAAAAAAAGGTACTAGAAGATAAAATCTCCATAGAAGGAGTAATAAAGGTAGAAGTTTTATATAGATCTAAAGAAGATAGAAAAGATATATGTGTAGCAAAGGAAGAGTTATCATTTTCAACAGGTATAGATATTCCAGGTGCTAAAATAGATATGACCTGTATTTCTAAAGCAAATATGGAGGTGTTAGAGTCTTCAATTGAAGCTGATACTATAGCAATAAAATGTGTAGTATTAGTATTTGGAAGCGCTAGCTATTTAAAAGAAAAAGAATTTTTAATATCTATAAGTAAATTAGATGATGATGTTCCCGAGAAAAAGGCAAGTATAACAATATATGTAGTTCAACAAGGGGATACACTTTGGAAGATAGCTAAAAGATACTTTACAACTACAGATGAAATTATTAAAGTTAATAATATAGAAGATCCTGATTCAATAAATATTGGAGATAAAATAATAATACCAGGGAGAGCTATTTTATAATTAAGGATTAGTATAAATAGAGTAGTTTTATAGAATGGTAATTTAAATTAAGGACTTTTAAAGAGTTTATATTCTTTAAAGGTCCTATTTTATTGTTCAAATATTAAATAATATTTAAAGAAGATGTATCACATAAAGGATCATAAAATAACTGTAATAATAAAATGTCAGTAGAAAATATGCATAATAATTAATAAATTGGAAATAATAAAAAATACTGAAATAGAGGTGATTTTTATGGAAGACATAGATAAAGAAAATCTTATCATTATAGGAGGGGCTGAAGATAAAAAAGGAAATAAAGAGATATTAAGATATGTAAGTTCTATTATAGATAAAAATAAAGATAAATTGCTAATAGCTACTGTAGCTACAGAAAGTCCTAAAGAAGTAGGAGAAAGCTATAATGAATTATTTATACAGTTAGGGGTTAAAAATGTTGAAGTATTATATGCAAATAGTAGGAAAGAAGCTACATACAAAAACAATATACAAAAGATGAAAGAAGCTTCTTTGGTATTTTTTACGGGTGGGGATCAATTAAGGATTACTAGTGTGCTTGGAGGAACGCCATTATATGAGGCCATGAAGGCTGCATATGAGGGAGGGTGTGTATTTGTAGGGACATCTGCTGGAGCATCTGTAATGAGTCGCACAATGATAATAGAAGGCAATGATGATGAATCCCCAAGAAAGTGTACATTGAAAATGGCTCCAGGGTTAGGATTTATAAAAGATGTTATTATAGATCAACACTTTGCACAAAGGGGAAGAATAGGGAGACTTCTAGTTTCAATAGCTGAAAATCCCGAAGTTTTAGGTATAGGTATAGATGAAGATACTGCCATAGTTGTGAATAGAAATGGAACATTTAAGGTTATTGGATCTGGAGCAGTATATGTTATAGATGGGAGAAGCATAACTAAAAGTAACGTATCAGAGCAATTCCCAGAAGAACTATTAAGTATCTTTGATGTAAATATGCATGTTTTAAAAAAAGGAAATGGATTTAATCTAAATAGTAAAGTTCCTTTTGAGGAGGATAGATTAAGAAATGAAGATAATTAGCTATAGAATATTTGAAGGAAGAAATATATATTCTCATAAAAAGTGTATAAGAGTAGATCTTAACCTAGAGGGATATAAGGATATTCCAAGTAAGGATATTTTAGAATTTAATGAAAGATTATTATATCTAGTACCGGAACTAAGAAAGCATAGATGTGGAATAGACGAAGAGGGAGGATTTGTTAAAAGACTAGAAGAAGGTACCTATTTGGCTCATATATGTGAGCATATTATAATTGCAATTCATAACACATTAGATATGGATATATGTTATGGAAAAGCTCGAGAAATAAGCGGTGATAAGTATTATATTATATTTCAATATATATATCCAAAAACAGCAATTAGTATAGTCAAATTAGCATTAGATATTATTAATTCACTGATCAAAAATAAAAATATCAACATGAGATATAGATTTAAAAATATAAAGGGCATTTTAGATTTAGAATCAATAGGTCCTAGTACTAAAGCTTTATATGATGCTGCAAAAGAAAAAGAAATACCAATATTAGAATTAGAAGACTCAGGATTATATCAAATGGGATATGGAAGATATGGAAAGCTAATAAATGCCACAATTGTGGATTCTACAAAATCTATTGGCGTTGATATAGCTTGTGACAAATGGATTACAAAAAGCCTACTTCAAAATCAATATATACCAGTGGCGAAGGGTGGCGTAGTTAATAATGCACTAGGACTTTTATTTCAAGGGAAGTCTATAGGCTATCCAGTGGTATTAAAGCCAAGATTTGGGAATCAAGGTAAAGGCGTAGTTTTAGATATAAAGGATGAAAAAGAATTGTTAGAAGCATATAATAGTCTAAAAACAAAATTCGAAGATATCATAATAGAAAAGTATGCTAAAGGAAAAGACTATAGAGTATGTATGGTTGATAATAAAGTTGTTGCAGTATCTTTAAGAAAACCACCCTATATAATTGGAGATGGAAAGAAGTCTATTAAAGAATTAATAGATAATCTTAATAGAGACAATAGACGAGGGGATGATCATGAAAAACCTTTAACTAAAGTGAAAATAGATGAAAATTTAACAAGAACTATAAGTGTAAATGGATATAAACTAAAATCTGTCCTAGGATTAAATGAAAGATTAGAGCTACTTAAAAATGCTAATCTATCCACAGGAGGATATGCTATAGATTGTACGGATATAATATGCGAAGAAAACATAAGCTTATGCACTAGGATATCTAAGACTATAGGTCTTGACGTTTGTGGAATAGATATATGCTGTAATGATATATCTATTCCACTACAAAAAGAAGGTATAGTTATGGAAGTTAATGCAGCACCAGGTATAAGGATGCACCTTTATCCTGATGTTGGAGAAAAAAGGGATGTGGCATCTCATATTGTAGATATGTTATTTAAAAATTCACCTACAAGTATACCGGTGATATCTATAACGGGAACTAACGGAAAGACTACAACTACAAGGTTAGTAAGTCACACATTATCTTTAATAGGATATAAGGTTGGTATGACTACTACAGGTGGGATATATATAGATAATAATTGCATAGAAACTGGAGACACTACAGGGTTTGAAAGTGCAAGGACAGTTATAATGAATAAAGAAATTGATGTGGCTGTATTGGAAACTGCAAGAGGGGGTATAATACGTAAAGGCCTTGCTTATGATCTTGCGGATGTAGGGGTTATAACTAATATAAGAGAAGACCACCTAGGATTAGATGGAGTAAATAATATTCAGGATTTAATTCAAGTGAAATCTTTGGTGGTTGAAGCTGTAAAAGATAATGGATATTCAATTTTAAACGCAGATGATGATCAAAGTTTAAATGTTATAGATAAAGCTAGAGGTAATCTCATATTATTTTCTAAAGACAAAGAAAATATATACCTTAAGGAAAATATTAAAAAAGGTGGATATGGGGTGTATATATATAACAATGCTATTTATGTAGAAAAGGGAAAAAAGATATTTCACATTGCTGAAGTAAAAGATATTCCAATAACACTACAAGGTAATTTAGAATATAATATTGAAAATGCTTTAGCAGCTGTAGCAACTTTAGTAGGACTTAAAATAGATTATTGCATGATAAGTAAGGGTATTAAATCATTTAAAAGTGATGAGAATAATAATCCGGGAAGGTTTAATATGTATGAAGTAAATGGAGTAACTGTAGTACTAGATTATGGTCATAATTTAGACGGATATAAGGCAGTGGTAGCTGGTTTAAAAAAGATGAAATACAGTAGATTA
It includes:
- a CDS encoding CotS family spore coat protein, with the protein product MERLRYRQKQDLVTYSLSTKLFNQYDLKIYDLVPLRSVFVLYTDKGEKILKKIKYDENRITFIEESLNYISKTFDRVMRFYKNKKGDIYTFWEGQCYCIMDVLEGKECQFSNPLELSITSRSLGELHKSSLGFTNYCKEKGSSELVNLNSNVGKTIEDFKKSLSNTKEFKRRVSNLKYKNEFDNIFMSNVDKHLYQMEKSIEILEHSDFNLLVKEEDKVVICHKDLAYHNIMIKDDQAYFIDFDYSMIDLRVVDLCNLINKAIKSFVFDYARAEDVLYDYKSENFLETNEIGVLYGLLYFPEDFYSITNNYYNKVKRWEEGVFIEKMKKKCEYFHYREEFLNSFKNKISCG
- a CDS encoding glycosyltransferase family 4 protein, encoding MKVCIDGRAAKWYRGTGIGTYTYQLIKSLNNIDDINDYTLFMPKANKIPINLNTNLKINTIKDTGEKGFWNQVNIPNILDDVNADIYHIPQNGVGMPKKKSCKFVITLHDVIPLRMPETVGDRYLKIFNEEMKSIVSLCDGIITVSEFSKEDISNAFNFPKNKIYVTPLASEEIYKPLDKDFCKNNIEYLYNIQGNFILYIGGFSPRKNIIGLLEAFHKIIKTNNPNLKLIIGGTKGLSYKLYKNKVLELGIEDNVVFPGFIPLEHLPWFYNACEFFVYPSLYEGFGLPPLEAMACASPVIASNLTSIPEILGDSALLIDPRSQDELYNAMKTLLTNEDLKQDLILKGLKRNSLFNWDITAKETILAYKDICK
- a CDS encoding CotS family spore coat protein codes for the protein MMREFEIERQFDIKIESIKPNKGVYYLKTDKGERCLKKINYGVQKLLFVYGAKEHLILNGFNNVDRYFLNIEEEPFAVVNEDLYTLSEWINGRECNFKDKNDVALAAEKLAYMHRATKGYEPPENSKLKSDLERWPHLMDKRIKSLDKMRAMGRKRGTKGAFDLNYIKSLQFYKDLGKRATKVLGDSRYMDICRSTEEEKSFCHHDYTYHNIIITDDCVNVIDFDYCKREVRAYDIANFMTKVLKRVDWDIEYAKIIIDNYNKVDSLREEEYKVIFAFLLFPQRFWRLSNRYYYNEVNWAQNTFGNKLDNLISEQDIYMNFIEEFKELYNQVE
- the yabG gene encoding sporulation peptidase YabG; this encodes MEIGDIVVRKSYGKDITFKVIDIKDGLEGLIYILKGINLRIIADSPVEDLEVVRSDYSGETDRVFNKEVNSRIKNIMASRFNLRRGYRVAKTVPSKELIFGRPGKILHIDGDAEYLENCLKVYKQLSLEAVGEIVKESDQPKKILEIVKAVKPDIIVLTGHDGIIKDAKDFLDLENYRNSKYFVEAVSELRNYNSSYDELVIFAGACQSCYEKILDAGANFASSPNRVLIHCLDPVFICEKIAYTNVDKVVSIHEVLDNTITGIKGIGGLQTRGKYREGYPKSKYI
- a CDS encoding Veg family protein; its protein translation is MEKLQTLAHIRKDIEKHIGHTVTLKANGGRRKVLINKGVIEEAYPSIFVIRLESDTQRTVTYSYSDVLTQTVQLDFAI
- a CDS encoding DUF3794 and LysM peptidoglycan-binding domain-containing protein; this translates as MQDIDVVRESIQYEQLLGENTSDTVFRGEYLIPDTHPDVLEILTVDVKPVIVSKNVMPDKIYVEGTLEYTILYLAREDEDRRGTQSINYSDKFSNYVNVNGADQSMNCLLECDIEHMEASIVNERKIGLEGIVKIKAEVLKEYKYDIIKDIESTESLEMLKEPYVLDQIIDNVEKDFTAKSVINIGMDKPQIGSILKKDVNIYKKDIKIVDNEVQVNGFVVMKCIYRGLDSREVVYLEDEIFIKESFDIEQIRDDMRCIGDITLSDIYVDINHDDVGEKRIINVEYSLTSNFRIMSKENIHMIEDAYSPSALLEIEKEKYNINILQGMNNSEVIVKENIQIGKGRPKPIEILMTTGNVAITEKKVLEDKISIEGVIKVEVLYRSKEDRKDICVAKEELSFSTGIDIPGAKIDMTCISKANMEVLESSIEADTIAIKCVVLVFGSASYLKEKEFLISISKLDDDVPEKKASITIYVVQQGDTLWKIAKRYFTTTDEIIKVNNIEDPDSINIGDKIIIPGRAIL
- a CDS encoding cyanophycinase, encoding MEDIDKENLIIIGGAEDKKGNKEILRYVSSIIDKNKDKLLIATVATESPKEVGESYNELFIQLGVKNVEVLYANSRKEATYKNNIQKMKEASLVFFTGGDQLRITSVLGGTPLYEAMKAAYEGGCVFVGTSAGASVMSRTMIIEGNDDESPRKCTLKMAPGLGFIKDVIIDQHFAQRGRIGRLLVSIAENPEVLGIGIDEDTAIVVNRNGTFKVIGSGAVYVIDGRSITKSNVSEQFPEELLSIFDVNMHVLKKGNGFNLNSKVPFEEDRLRNEDN
- the cphA gene encoding cyanophycin synthetase; the protein is MKIISYRIFEGRNIYSHKKCIRVDLNLEGYKDIPSKDILEFNERLLYLVPELRKHRCGIDEEGGFVKRLEEGTYLAHICEHIIIAIHNTLDMDICYGKAREISGDKYYIIFQYIYPKTAISIVKLALDIINSLIKNKNINMRYRFKNIKGILDLESIGPSTKALYDAAKEKEIPILELEDSGLYQMGYGRYGKLINATIVDSTKSIGVDIACDKWITKSLLQNQYIPVAKGGVVNNALGLLFQGKSIGYPVVLKPRFGNQGKGVVLDIKDEKELLEAYNSLKTKFEDIIIEKYAKGKDYRVCMVDNKVVAVSLRKPPYIIGDGKKSIKELIDNLNRDNRRGDDHEKPLTKVKIDENLTRTISVNGYKLKSVLGLNERLELLKNANLSTGGYAIDCTDIICEENISLCTRISKTIGLDVCGIDICCNDISIPLQKEGIVMEVNAAPGIRMHLYPDVGEKRDVASHIVDMLFKNSPTSIPVISITGTNGKTTTTRLVSHTLSLIGYKVGMTTTGGIYIDNNCIETGDTTGFESARTVIMNKEIDVAVLETARGGIIRKGLAYDLADVGVITNIREDHLGLDGVNNIQDLIQVKSLVVEAVKDNGYSILNADDDQSLNVIDKARGNLILFSKDKENIYLKENIKKGGYGVYIYNNAIYVEKGKKIFHIAEVKDIPITLQGNLEYNIENALAAVATLVGLKIDYCMISKGIKSFKSDENNNPGRFNMYEVNGVTVVLDYGHNLDGYKAVVAGLKKMKYSRLIGVIGLPGDRADECILELGKFSAENFHHIYIKEDKDKRGRKKGEVAKILYKGAVSSSKSNKDIEIILEEEKALQKAMDNANSGDLIMAFFEDYICLRDLIKKNQILTEEKPDKNEKII